From a region of the bacterium genome:
- a CDS encoding ferredoxin, with product MNVSVNAAKCTRKGVCYGTGSNGCPTVFAQGGDGKAIVIQTPTTDFNVYNAQANCCIGAITIS from the coding sequence ATGAACGTCAGCGTGAATGCGGCCAAGTGCACCAGAAAAGGGGTTTGCTATGGGACCGGCTCGAACGGCTGCCCGACGGTCTTTGCGCAAGGGGGCGACGGCAAGGCGATCGTCATCCAGACCCCGACGACCGATTTCAATGTCTACAATGCGCAGGCGAACTGCTGTATCGGTGCCATCACTATTTCGTAA
- a CDS encoding carboxypeptidase regulatory-like domain-containing protein — MNDMPRSRIQALLLAGAVAMAGCELKQGTNGLKLPGAPDGVSQTIPLIEGEVVDASGRPVAGAAVRAYASRYRVEGIVNEDAPPVAVTTDTQGHFVIKNSPLGSVAVEAASQAGLKALKVGVSVAKGAPGAKVLLGTLTVKPTGRIRGTVSATSTGSLLGTDVFIPGTDRVAKTDTNGSYALEDVPEGRYALAAMRPSYAPAVVEGVVVRPNETTRADLQLALDAPKLVSLSATNGASGAEITLNGENFGVSKHKVLQVYFGNTLAVKLDPLSDTTIKVTVPDGATSGGVVLVSDGVRSNPLPFTVISSIAVTPRLVGLYPGDVQQFTAVAQDDRGHVVASPALEWSTSYAGAGTLNPGAVFTATGEGFTRIQATSGKLFDRAAVTSTPYRLETIAGNGTLSSFGDGGSALTGSFALPLGLAASPDGQTLYVSEVAGKRTVRAISSDNLLSTFAGGGTEFGDDAPPTSAQLTDPRGLAVDADGGLAISDAVQHRIRYVPTRDQIRFGLAMKANRIYTIAGTGVSGSPREGEPGTKSNLTAPLGLAFGRNGNLYFTSSVLNQVYRLDPSGRLYLVAGSGGTGGNFTQAPSTSAPIGSVYTLAIDTLGNLVIGGWSRIYFDCREPGTYFGIPMASGSLYPLIGGLSPGDGPDGKDLANLRVSQVRGLAFDAENHLWFTDDNHVIRRLSPDGTCVTVAGARREQGIGGAPGHGVNAGAGFLTLPASVLPRPDGRVLFVDGSNQRVALLIPRHSLTK; from the coding sequence ATGAACGATATGCCCCGCTCTCGAATCCAAGCGCTCCTGCTCGCCGGTGCGGTGGCGATGGCGGGTTGCGAGCTCAAGCAAGGCACGAACGGCCTGAAGCTTCCCGGCGCCCCCGACGGCGTCTCTCAGACGATCCCGCTCATCGAGGGCGAGGTGGTCGATGCGAGCGGCCGCCCGGTCGCCGGAGCCGCTGTGCGCGCCTACGCCTCCCGTTACCGCGTCGAAGGGATCGTCAACGAAGACGCCCCGCCCGTAGCCGTGACGACCGACACGCAAGGCCACTTCGTTATCAAGAACTCGCCCCTCGGCAGCGTCGCGGTCGAGGCCGCTTCCCAGGCGGGCCTCAAGGCCCTCAAGGTGGGCGTGAGCGTCGCCAAGGGGGCGCCGGGGGCGAAGGTGTTGCTCGGTACCCTGACCGTGAAGCCCACCGGCCGGATCCGGGGCACAGTCTCGGCCACGAGCACCGGCAGCTTGCTCGGCACCGACGTGTTCATCCCCGGCACCGACCGGGTGGCCAAGACCGATACCAACGGCTCCTACGCCCTCGAAGACGTGCCCGAAGGCCGCTACGCGCTTGCAGCCATGCGCCCCTCGTACGCCCCCGCCGTGGTCGAGGGAGTCGTGGTGCGCCCCAACGAGACGACCCGCGCCGACCTGCAGCTCGCGCTCGATGCGCCCAAGCTCGTCTCGCTCAGCGCCACCAACGGCGCGTCGGGGGCCGAGATCACGCTCAACGGCGAGAACTTCGGCGTCAGCAAGCACAAGGTCCTGCAGGTCTATTTCGGCAACACCCTGGCCGTCAAGCTCGATCCCCTGAGCGACACGACGATCAAGGTGACCGTCCCCGACGGGGCCACGAGCGGCGGGGTGGTGCTGGTCTCGGACGGGGTCCGGAGCAACCCGCTCCCCTTCACGGTCATCAGCAGCATCGCCGTCACGCCACGGCTGGTCGGCCTCTACCCCGGCGACGTGCAGCAGTTCACCGCCGTGGCCCAGGACGACCGGGGCCACGTCGTCGCCTCGCCGGCCCTCGAATGGAGCACCAGCTACGCGGGCGCCGGCACCTTGAACCCCGGTGCCGTCTTCACCGCGACCGGCGAGGGCTTCACCCGCATCCAGGCGACGAGTGGCAAGCTCTTCGACAGGGCTGCCGTCACCAGCACGCCCTACCGCCTCGAAACGATCGCCGGCAATGGCACCTTGAGCAGCTTCGGCGACGGGGGGAGCGCTCTGACCGGCAGCTTTGCTCTGCCCTTAGGCCTCGCCGCCTCTCCCGACGGCCAGACTCTCTACGTCAGTGAGGTGGCAGGCAAGCGAACCGTCCGCGCCATCTCATCGGACAACCTGCTTTCGACCTTCGCAGGAGGCGGCACAGAGTTCGGCGATGACGCTCCCCCGACCTCAGCCCAGCTCACAGACCCCCGAGGCCTCGCGGTCGACGCCGACGGTGGACTCGCCATCTCGGACGCAGTCCAGCACCGTATCCGCTACGTTCCCACCCGCGACCAGATCCGCTTCGGCCTCGCGATGAAGGCCAATCGAATCTACACCATCGCAGGCACCGGGGTGAGCGGCTCGCCCCGCGAGGGCGAGCCCGGCACGAAAAGCAACCTGACCGCACCCTTGGGGCTCGCCTTCGGCCGCAACGGCAACCTTTACTTCACCTCCAGCGTGCTGAACCAGGTCTACCGCCTGGATCCGAGTGGCAGGCTCTATCTCGTCGCGGGCAGCGGCGGTACCGGGGGAAACTTCACCCAGGCTCCGTCTACGAGCGCCCCCATCGGCAGCGTCTACACATTGGCGATCGATACACTCGGGAACCTCGTCATCGGGGGCTGGAGCCGGATCTACTTCGACTGCCGGGAGCCCGGCACCTACTTCGGGATCCCCATGGCGAGCGGCTCGCTCTACCCCCTGATCGGGGGCCTGAGCCCTGGGGACGGCCCGGACGGCAAGGATCTCGCCAACCTTCGCGTCTCTCAGGTCAGAGGTCTAGCCTTCGACGCGGAAAACCATCTGTGGTTCACCGACGACAACCATGTGATCCGGCGCCTGTCGCCTGATGGCACCTGCGTCACGGTCGCCGGAGCCCGCCGGGAACAAGGGATCGGCGGCGCGCCCGGCCATGGCGTCAACGCCGGAGCAGGCTTCCTAACACTTCCGGCCTCGGTTCTCCCGAGGCCGGACGGTCGCGTGCTGTTCGTGGACGGTTCGAACCAGCGAGTCGCTCTACTGATCCCGCGACACTCGCTTACGAAATAG
- a CDS encoding Ig-like domain-containing protein, whose translation MTLFRLSSTLLALLLVAGCDFNTTNSPPGGEPPVSKVAALALSPGDLVLHLAGEGAGTDVFPSRGQLQVALSPATATAHLTWSSADPAIATVDSAGMVVAVATGSTEIKALVGGGPFATASVTVLDRGQTNITLH comes from the coding sequence ATGACTCTTTTTCGCCTCTCTTCGACCCTCCTCGCCCTGCTGCTCGTCGCCGGCTGCGACTTCAACACCACGAACTCGCCCCCCGGCGGCGAGCCCCCTGTCTCAAAGGTCGCGGCCCTCGCGCTGAGCCCCGGCGACCTGGTCCTGCATCTGGCCGGCGAAGGCGCAGGAACCGACGTCTTCCCCTCGCGCGGACAGTTGCAGGTGGCCCTTTCCCCCGCGACGGCGACGGCGCACCTTACCTGGAGTTCGGCGGACCCTGCCATCGCAACCGTGGATTCGGCGGGAATGGTCGTGGCGGTTGCGACGGGCTCGACCGAGATCAAGGCCCTCGTCGGCGGAGGCCCCTTCGCGACCGCTTCGGTCACGGTGCTGGATCGCGGACAGACGAACATCACCCTCCACTGA